A genome region from Psychrobacter jeotgali includes the following:
- a CDS encoding M48 family metalloprotease — MIAIMMSSSYAETAANLSKTNLSQPAALMSNPTSTNYSSWGGSSLQGSWQPSTDLNELDLPNLRGQGLSFDEQYQNKLLGAWSLQNINKSAKMEHDPWIQETLKNMTWRLNAQARQQAPLALVIIDNPSINAFAAPGGVIGLNTGTILAANSMDELASVVAHEVAHISQRHYESGADERKKALLMQIGGMLAAIAASAVDGDAAAAVMAGSQTATMNSSMAFSRSNEREADRVGMQIMNQAGYNPRAMPSFFATMDQKTQLNQVENRFLPSFVRSHPLSNERLSESQSRAQRYPALSLAQQQRHQALFDLLYWRVQSTGKHASQTALTSAAKRSLGAKIALMHWYGEQQRFDEANALMSELSALAPAQVQALEPLLSITYSQILSEQNKWQQAAEILARQQRLYPERRDLRLYLAEALTNNNQPTQAQALLKPLTEQQPSDRYAWQSLQLANEKIAKTTTSATLANIATINALRYRSHDQLWSGRYDSALTSLAQAKQLINNLPASQGSSTTPLLASVNQEINAVKTAKDFKP; from the coding sequence ATGATAGCTATAATGATGAGTAGCAGCTATGCAGAAACTGCAGCCAACTTGTCAAAAACAAACTTATCACAGCCGGCAGCGCTGATGTCAAACCCAACCTCTACTAATTATAGTTCATGGGGTGGATCAAGTTTACAGGGCTCATGGCAGCCGTCAACAGACTTAAATGAGCTGGATCTTCCTAATCTACGAGGACAAGGACTGAGCTTTGATGAGCAATATCAAAATAAGTTACTGGGGGCCTGGTCTTTACAAAATATAAATAAGAGCGCCAAGATGGAGCATGACCCTTGGATTCAAGAAACCCTGAAAAATATGACTTGGCGATTGAATGCCCAAGCACGGCAACAGGCTCCTTTGGCGCTGGTTATTATTGACAATCCTAGTATTAACGCTTTTGCGGCACCGGGCGGAGTAATTGGCTTGAACACCGGTACGATATTGGCTGCTAATAGTATGGATGAGCTGGCAAGCGTAGTAGCTCACGAAGTGGCGCATATCAGTCAGCGTCATTATGAAAGCGGTGCTGATGAGCGTAAAAAAGCCTTACTAATGCAAATAGGCGGGATGCTAGCTGCTATCGCCGCTTCTGCTGTCGATGGTGACGCCGCCGCTGCAGTGATGGCAGGTAGCCAAACGGCAACCATGAATAGCAGTATGGCTTTTAGTCGGAGTAACGAGCGTGAAGCTGATCGGGTAGGGATGCAAATTATGAATCAAGCGGGCTATAATCCGCGCGCTATGCCCAGCTTCTTTGCGACCATGGATCAAAAAACTCAGCTTAACCAAGTTGAAAATCGGTTTCTACCTAGTTTTGTGCGCTCGCATCCGCTTAGTAATGAGCGTTTGAGTGAATCTCAAAGCCGCGCCCAGCGTTATCCAGCGCTCTCACTTGCACAGCAGCAGCGTCATCAAGCATTGTTCGATTTACTGTATTGGCGAGTACAGAGCACCGGTAAACATGCCTCGCAGACCGCATTAACTAGCGCTGCTAAGCGAAGCTTGGGCGCAAAAATTGCACTCATGCATTGGTACGGCGAACAGCAACGCTTCGATGAGGCGAATGCGCTCATGTCTGAGCTGTCGGCGTTAGCGCCGGCACAGGTACAAGCGTTAGAACCTTTATTGTCTATTACTTATAGTCAGATACTTAGTGAGCAAAACAAATGGCAACAGGCCGCTGAAATACTAGCTCGTCAGCAGCGCTTATACCCCGAGCGCCGTGACTTGCGTCTTTATCTTGCCGAAGCATTAACCAATAACAATCAGCCCACTCAAGCACAAGCACTGCTAAAACCTTTGACCGAGCAGCAGCCTAGCGATCGCTATGCATGGCAAAGTTTGCAACTGGCGAATGAGAAAATAGCTAAGACTACCACTTCAGCTACGCTGGCAAATATCGCTACTATCAATGCGCTGCGTTACCGTAGTCATGACCAGTTATGGAGTGGACGTTACGATAGTGCGCTGACTTCATTAGCCCAGGCTAAGCAGCTTATTAACAACCTGCCAGCGTCACAGGGCAGTAGTACTACGCCACTATTGGCGAGTGTAAACCAAGAAATCAACGCTGTAAAAACCGCCAAAGACTTCAAGCCCTAG
- the rpoH gene encoding RNA polymerase sigma factor RpoH — protein sequence MPTHLSAPGVNVGAYINTVHQIPILTPTQEQELAHRYYDEGDVEAARLLVMSHLRFVIHIARSYSGYGLPQADLIQEGNLGLMKAVKRFDPNKGVRLVSFAVHWIKAEIHEFVIRNWRIVKVATTKAHRKLFFNLRSLKKTNNQLTLEEADAIAKDLNVTRKQVLEMESRLTSYDASFEAQSSDDDDGRYAPQLFLEDGIDPAEMVEESDWEESNSSALIAAMDTLDDRSRDIVEQRWLTEQKSTLHELAAVYSISAERVRQIEKNAMDKIRDAMTIDSVVLPDDIQ from the coding sequence ATGCCTACGCATTTGTCTGCGCCTGGGGTTAACGTTGGTGCTTATATCAATACGGTGCATCAGATTCCGATTTTGACTCCGACTCAAGAGCAGGAATTAGCGCATCGATACTATGATGAAGGCGATGTAGAGGCTGCACGCTTGCTGGTTATGTCGCATCTGCGCTTTGTGATTCATATTGCCCGTAGCTATTCAGGTTATGGATTGCCGCAAGCCGATCTTATCCAAGAAGGTAATTTGGGACTAATGAAAGCGGTCAAACGCTTTGATCCTAATAAAGGCGTACGTTTAGTATCGTTTGCGGTACATTGGATTAAAGCTGAAATTCATGAGTTTGTTATTCGTAACTGGCGCATTGTTAAGGTCGCCACCACTAAAGCGCACCGTAAACTATTCTTTAATTTACGCAGCCTAAAAAAGACCAATAACCAGCTGACTTTAGAAGAGGCTGATGCTATTGCTAAAGACCTCAATGTCACTCGTAAGCAAGTGCTTGAGATGGAATCACGTTTGACCTCTTATGATGCCTCTTTTGAAGCACAATCAAGCGATGATGATGATGGCCGTTATGCGCCGCAGTTATTCTTAGAAGACGGTATCGATCCTGCTGAGATGGTAGAAGAGTCTGACTGGGAGGAGAGCAATTCCTCTGCCCTAATAGCAGCAATGGATACCTTGGATGATCGTTCGCGTGATATCGTTGAGCAGCGCTGGTTAACTGAGCAAAAATCTACCTTACATGAGTTGGCAGCGGTTTATTCTATTTCTGCAGAGCGGGTACGTCAAATCGAGAAAAACGCTATGGATAAAATCCGTGATGCCATGACTATTGACAGTGTGGTGTTACCGGATGATATTCAATAG
- the hpf gene encoding ribosome hibernation-promoting factor, HPF/YfiA family: MNVSISGHHISVTEAMDKAVRDKLSKIERHFDQIQSIQVILSQQHSPTRGDGSQKNNKAEAIMRVSGQEMFVQAHEDDMYKAINEMADKLDRQVRKYKTRQERRKTQSTGLGELYVDNEIDESLPTT; this comes from the coding sequence ATGAATGTTTCGATTAGTGGTCACCATATCAGCGTTACTGAAGCCATGGATAAAGCAGTTCGCGACAAACTTAGCAAAATTGAACGTCATTTTGATCAAATTCAGAGTATCCAAGTGATTTTGTCGCAGCAACATAGTCCTACAAGAGGTGATGGCAGTCAAAAGAATAATAAAGCTGAAGCTATTATGCGAGTTTCAGGTCAAGAAATGTTCGTCCAAGCGCATGAAGATGATATGTATAAAGCTATTAACGAAATGGCAGATAAACTTGATAGACAAGTTCGCAAATATAAAACTCGTCAAGAGCGCAGGAAAACTCAAAGTACTGGGCTTGGTGAGCTTTATGTAGATAATGAGATTGATGAGAGCTTACCAACCACCTAA
- the thiS gene encoding sulfur carrier protein ThiS, producing MSMISVNGKHMQTTHQTVQLVVNELGLSQGRYAVEVDGKVIAKDDLRQLQIVEGMRIEVVQDTKDRLVD from the coding sequence ATGAGTATGATTAGTGTCAACGGCAAGCACATGCAAACCACTCATCAAACCGTGCAATTAGTCGTTAATGAGTTGGGCTTAAGTCAAGGCCGCTATGCTGTTGAGGTTGATGGTAAGGTTATTGCTAAAGATGATCTGCGCCAATTACAGATCGTTGAGGGCATGAGAATAGAAGTGGTACAGGACACCAAAGATAGGCTTGTTGATTGA
- a CDS encoding GatB/YqeY domain-containing protein — protein sequence MSNLKQNLADSIKTSMKARELERVKVLRNVQSVIKQIELDRKVELDDAGVLDVLQKQLKQRQESLAIFTENGREDLATKEQFEIDIINEFMPKQMDDDELAALVNAEVAEQGATSMRDMGSVMGALKSKTAGRADPAVISKLVKEALQG from the coding sequence ATGAGTAACCTCAAACAAAATCTAGCCGATAGTATCAAAACATCTATGAAAGCACGTGAGCTTGAGCGTGTGAAAGTCCTGCGCAACGTGCAATCCGTTATCAAACAAATTGAGCTTGATCGTAAAGTTGAGCTAGATGATGCTGGTGTATTAGACGTATTACAAAAGCAGCTCAAACAGCGTCAAGAGTCTTTGGCTATCTTTACCGAAAATGGCCGTGAAGATTTAGCAACCAAAGAGCAGTTCGAGATTGATATCATCAATGAATTCATGCCCAAGCAGATGGATGATGATGAGCTGGCAGCTTTGGTCAATGCTGAGGTTGCTGAACAAGGAGCAACCTCCATGCGTGATATGGGTAGTGTGATGGGCGCGCTTAAGAGCAAAACAGCGGGACGTGCTGATCCTGCGGTAATCTCCAAGCTGGTAAAAGAGGCTTTACAAGGTTAA
- a CDS encoding DUF423 domain-containing protein: MVNWIGIAAINMAIAVALGAFGAHGLKNVASAQQLEWWQTATLYLFVHGLGLLLVGLLIRFNLIAQTSAWLLQIGILIFAGSLYAMTLGAPRWFGAITPIGGVLMIAGWLWLAITAFRLGSH; the protein is encoded by the coding sequence ATGGTGAACTGGATAGGTATTGCCGCTATTAATATGGCTATAGCCGTTGCATTAGGGGCTTTTGGAGCTCACGGCCTCAAAAATGTCGCTAGCGCCCAACAGCTTGAATGGTGGCAGACAGCAACCCTATATCTGTTTGTGCATGGCCTTGGGTTATTATTGGTTGGATTATTAATTCGTTTCAATCTTATAGCTCAGACCAGTGCTTGGTTATTGCAAATAGGAATACTTATCTTTGCAGGCAGCTTATACGCAATGACCTTAGGCGCACCGCGCTGGTTTGGGGCGATAACTCCTATCGGTGGCGTGCTAATGATAGCAGGTTGGTTGTGGCTAGCTATAACCGCTTTTCGGCTAGGCTCCCACTGA
- a CDS encoding sulfurtransferase TusA family protein — MSNDNHLTASTDMPYPFYLSPALSNTEQQTISTLLNLLPVHAIDNLQVSAAQISSTKADYKAQVMIKKIVDGRGLACPMPLLKTKVALREVNANEALYVVATDPNSQADITAFCAQTRQNPNAETLLLLVNQATDSTSISDNSQSATDTIFHFIITKTDSN, encoded by the coding sequence ATGTCTAATGATAACCATTTAACGGCTAGTACAGATATGCCTTATCCCTTTTATTTATCACCAGCTTTATCGAATACTGAACAACAAACCATTTCTACTTTATTAAATTTGTTGCCAGTGCACGCTATTGATAATTTACAAGTAAGTGCAGCGCAGATCAGCAGCACCAAAGCTGACTATAAAGCTCAGGTAATGATTAAAAAGATTGTGGATGGACGAGGCTTGGCCTGTCCGATGCCATTATTAAAGACTAAGGTAGCCTTGCGAGAGGTAAATGCAAATGAAGCTTTATACGTAGTGGCAACTGATCCTAACTCGCAAGCGGATATCACTGCATTTTGTGCCCAAACTAGGCAAAATCCTAATGCTGAAACCCTGCTATTATTAGTCAATCAAGCAACCGATAGCACTTCTATAAGTGATAATAGCCAAAGCGCTACTGATACAATATTTCACTTCATCATTACTAAAACTGATAGCAACTAA
- the rpoN gene encoding RNA polymerase factor sigma-54, with protein sequence MSMSFGLATTLTTSQKLTPQMQQAIKLLQLSSLELAQEVQAKLDSNPLLERVEEDEVEMSNDEQLGLDTAEALTLEMWNSGTAHETSETESDDYHDYDTTVSDSLDKLTQAGIDDSAIDNHALEDSVNLDDSFGISNFDNSHFDTGNYTSKTSSKATSTDYEEFDSYQGTTHSSIQDYVRWQMNFKHLSDTDMLIADYLIESMDDRGFIQLDINELLQSFNTMASFYQWDNQIERNEIKAVLRIIQSCDPLGVGAANLSECLALQLAKLDSTIEYFQQAKKLLSASEYLVSNNIKKLTDVTGLSAADIAPALQLLRTLDPAPGQSFQSKQPNHNQLPESYDIPDVLVSPAPHDEESWQVRLNPETLPKLRVNQEYANLVKRGDDSPDNQYLRENLTDARLFIRSIEERNYNLLKVATSIIRRQQDFLLHGATAMQPLILKDIAEEVGLHESTVSRLTTSKTILTPQGLFSLKHFFSSHVSSNEGDISSTAISAMIKQLIVNEDPKKPLSDSRIQAYLGEEGIDIARRTVAKYREAMNIVSSTQRKQKY encoded by the coding sequence ATGAGTATGTCGTTCGGACTGGCGACCACGCTAACTACTTCGCAAAAACTTACCCCGCAAATGCAGCAGGCGATTAAGCTGTTGCAACTCTCTAGCCTTGAGCTGGCACAAGAGGTGCAAGCAAAGCTGGATAGTAATCCGCTGCTTGAAAGAGTAGAGGAGGATGAAGTAGAGATGAGCAATGATGAGCAATTAGGACTAGATACTGCTGAAGCATTAACGCTTGAGATGTGGAATAGCGGCACTGCGCATGAGACCTCTGAAACAGAATCGGATGATTACCATGATTATGATACTACGGTTAGCGATAGCTTGGATAAATTGACTCAAGCGGGTATTGATGACAGCGCTATCGATAATCATGCGCTAGAAGATAGCGTTAACCTTGACGATAGCTTCGGTATCAGCAATTTTGATAACAGCCACTTTGATACCGGCAACTATACCTCCAAAACTAGCAGCAAGGCTACTAGCACAGACTATGAGGAGTTTGACAGCTATCAAGGTACTACGCACAGCTCTATTCAGGATTATGTACGTTGGCAGATGAATTTTAAACATTTATCTGATACCGATATGCTGATTGCTGATTATCTTATCGAGTCGATGGATGATAGAGGCTTTATTCAGCTCGATATTAATGAGCTATTACAAAGCTTCAATACGATGGCGAGCTTTTATCAATGGGATAATCAGATTGAGCGCAATGAGATAAAAGCGGTACTGCGCATTATCCAGTCCTGTGATCCGTTAGGGGTAGGGGCAGCTAATCTTAGTGAGTGTTTGGCGCTACAACTGGCTAAGCTTGATTCGACTATCGAATACTTCCAGCAGGCAAAAAAACTACTCTCCGCTAGTGAGTATTTGGTCAGCAATAATATTAAAAAGCTAACAGACGTCACCGGTCTGTCGGCGGCAGATATCGCTCCAGCCCTGCAGCTATTACGAACTTTAGATCCCGCACCTGGGCAATCATTCCAGAGTAAGCAACCTAATCATAATCAACTGCCAGAGAGTTATGATATTCCAGATGTCTTAGTCAGCCCTGCACCACATGATGAAGAGAGCTGGCAGGTTCGCCTTAACCCTGAAACCTTGCCAAAATTACGAGTCAATCAAGAGTACGCCAATCTGGTCAAACGCGGTGATGACAGCCCTGATAATCAATATCTACGTGAAAACCTGACCGATGCCAGACTGTTTATTCGTAGTATAGAAGAGCGTAACTATAACTTGTTAAAAGTCGCCACCAGTATTATACGTCGTCAGCAGGACTTTTTGCTGCATGGTGCAACTGCTATGCAGCCACTTATCTTAAAAGATATCGCTGAGGAAGTAGGTCTGCATGAATCCACGGTTTCTCGATTAACGACTAGTAAGACGATTCTAACTCCGCAAGGACTATTCTCACTCAAACACTTTTTCTCATCGCATGTCAGTAGTAATGAGGGCGATATATCGTCAACCGCCATTAGCGCCATGATAAAACAGCTCATCGTTAATGAAGATCCCAAGAAGCCACTATCCGATAGCCGAATACAAGCGTACTTGGGAGAAGAGGGAATTGATATTGCAAGGCGTACCGTTGCCAAGTATCGAGAAGCGATGAATATCGTCTCATCTACTCAGCGCAAACAAAAATACTAG